Sequence from the Peromyscus leucopus breed LL Stock unplaced genomic scaffold, UCI_PerLeu_2.1 scaffold_1051, whole genome shotgun sequence genome:
CGCATCCCCAGGGCCATGGCCTCTCACCAGCTCCAGCTGCTTCAACAGCATCGTTGTCTCCAGAGCCTCAGCCAGCAGCTTCTGCTGGGTTTCAGTCAATGCTGGGGAGAGAGATTGGGGCTGAGAGAGGGTTCTGGAAATGCCCCAAATGGAACccagtccttccttcctgtcccagGCTGATCTAATCCTCCATGGGCAGCTCACCGGTCAGTGCTCCCAACAGGTAGAAGATGGgcgcagcaagttccaggaccagTTCTCCAGAGGGAAGCACCAGACACTCGAGGATGCTGCCTGCCGGGCCATCCAGAGGTTCCACCTGTCCGCCACGGCACAGGCCCTGCTCCAGCTGAGGCATAGGTGGGGTAAGTGAGGCTGGGCAGGCTTGGGTAGGCCCTGTCCACCCCCAACACCCTCACTCACCGAGGCCTCCAAGGCTTCCATGCTGGGTTGGTTGTCTAAAAGTCTCCTGATGTCCCTTAGTAGTTGTTCTCTTAACTCCGTTTCTAAGTGCCGCAGTTCTGCGGAGCCAGCCTTCACCTCTGCCCGCAGGCCTTGGAAGTCTTCTGTGATCACCTGTTCCTCGTGGATTGCAtctggagggacagagggcagcaCCACCCAATGATGCCTAGGAGGTCTTGGGGAACACGAGGAGGGGTAGATTCAGGGAGCAGAGGAGTCTCAGGGTGGACACGTGGGTACTGACCAGTCGAGAGCTTGAGTGGCACACACATGGACTGTAGTGTGGTAAGCAGGTTAAAGGCATGCCGCTTCTGGCCGTCCTCTTTCCTGTGGCCTGGGCAGGGCatgaggagggtggagggggaaAAGGCTGAGATGTTCCCTGGATCCTCCCAGCTCTGTCTCTCCTGTCCTGCTGGCAAGGCCAGGGCAGAGGAAAAGCTAAACAGGGCCCAACAACCCCACccaccgcgcgcgcgcgcgcgtgtgtgtgtgtgtgtgtgtgtgtgtgtgtgtgtgtgtgtgtatgtgtgtgtacgtgcacgtGCACGTGCACGCGCCCACCTCCACTGGAGGCTGACCACCTTCATGCCCTGAGTACGGAGCACCTCATCGATAACAGATATGTGGGACCGGAGGGGCCTTACTTGATGAGGGGAGCTCAAAGGTCTCTTCTTATCATCAGGAATGAGAAGGATATCTGCCAGCGTGAAAAAAGCAAACAGGTCACCAACCCCCTTATCAACAGGGCTCTTGGGACCTCATGAGGGATTGCCCCCTATCACCCACACATCAGCACCTGGCACCCTTGACCACCCTGTCTGGGAGATTATGCAGCCAGGTACCAATTGCATCACCTGGTTAGCCGAAGCATCCCAGACTTCCTGCTTCCTAGCCAGGTAGTCTGGGCTCTAGAGACAGGCCCTTGACCCTGCACTCACCCCATGTAGGGTCAATGAGCAGCTGGGCCACCGGAATGCAAGGATGCTCCCTGCAGGAATGGTCACCATCTTCTTCCGGCTTAGGTGGCCCTTGCTTTCACCCTGAAGGATGGATAGAGGCTCAGGGATGTAGAGCGAATAACTGTGGGTGAGCGCTGGTGACTGGCTTTAGCGGTTGTAGCTCACTGGGCAAGTGAGGCTATGGGTTGCTTCTGCAAGGGTCTTGGAAGAGCCTAGACCAGCTGCTGCATAGGAGGCTGTTGCCTGGCCTCTTAAGATTGGTGTCATGGCTATGTGTTCAAGGCAGGGCCTAGGGCTAGCCACACACCTGCAAGCATGTGACTCCAGGCAGTGCAAACTGGCCTGAGCCCTCCGGTCATGGGTCCGGGTGACCTGCACCTCTTCCTGTGTCTGCAGCACCTCCGTCACCACGAACACATCGTCTCCACGACTCCGAAGCTGTTGCAGGATTTTATGTTCAGGCTGCTGCAGGTGCCTACAGAAAGATTGCTGGGCTTGCCCACCGTAGACTAGCTCCCTTTTTCTACCCCTGATGACAGGTGGGATGGAAAGGCTAgggagagctgggcggtggtggcacacgcctttaatccagccctcaggaggcagaggcaggcggatctccgtgagttcgaggccagcctggtctacagagtgagttccaggaaaggcacaaagctacacagagaaaccctgtctcgaaacctcccccccccaccaccaccaaagaaaaaaaagaaccaacagTGTCTTGGTGGTTGTGGGAGTATGACAGATTCAAacagagagaagtggacacatgtacCTGTGGAGAGATTCCATTCTGTACTGTTCATAAACGCTCCCAGTCCACTTCACTCCTTTCCCATAGCAGCTGCGAGCTTAGCCTGATCCTCAAGATACAGCCCTGGCATCCGGGGCTTGCTGGCTCAAGCAACATCCTTCCCAACCTGCCATTGTTCATAGCGCTCCCTTCCTCTGGGACTTCCCTTGCTCAGGGCTGAGAGACACTGCTTCAGAACCTCCTGATGCCCAGCACCCCGCAGACTTCCCAAGAGCCTGGCTGCTCAAGGTCAGAGAGCCCTCCTCCCTGCCCGGGCTCACCTCTCTTGATGCATGACCTCCCAGGTGTTCTGAGCCACACGCAGTATACACACGTTCATGGAGGCACTGCGACTGCCAGACAGGGCAACCGCGCCAGCAATCTTCCCCTGGTCTATGCTTGCCAGCGCCACGCGGCCCTGCATGTTCCCGTCGACGGCGTCAGAGATTTGGAAACGGCCGCAGCATTCGGGTTCTGAGGCAAGACTGACTCTAAGGTTCGATTACACTACCCACTGCCTTGCCTTGCCTCTGTAGCAGTGGGTCCTTTAACGAGCTCCCTCTCTGGAACTGGGGCCAGAGGAACAGAGCCGGCAGAGGAAGTGGGCAGAGCTGATAGAGCCCAGGAGGAGGACAGGCTGGGCTGAGCCCACGCCCTTCTATTCAATCTGGGGGCTCGGGATGGGGAtgaggggagcagggagagagataCCTGGTTCTGGAGCACTGGGTTCCAGGATGTCTTTGATTGACAGGTTGACACACTTATAGCGGGATTTCCAGAACCATGAGCTCGAGAGTTTCCTGCTCAGAGGGCTGTAGGGTCTGAAGCTGGTGGAGTTCCGAAGACTGTCCACTGGGATGAGGTCTCCTTTGCAGTCCAGCTCTTTGATGGCACTCTTGACCACCTCCTCAAAGGCTGATGGCATGATCCTGAGGGCAGACAGATCGGTCTCTTAGTTGTCTCCAGCACTTGCTAATGCTCTCCCTTCAAAGTGGCCTTGCCTTGCTAGTCCTGACACATTCTGACTGACCACTGCACCAACCAGACCCAGCGTTCACTTTGTGACCCActtgtctgtctctccctggagCCATGGGCCCTGGAGAGAGGAGGCAGCCTGTACTAGGTCCTGTACTAGCCACACCGTCAATTCCTGTGTGTAGCCCTTGGCCACTTGTTAAGGTCTGGACATCCTGTTGCCCTCCTTGGCTGAGGACCAAGGCTGGGGAGGGAACACAAGCCCCACTTCTGGATATTTGGCACAGGAACCCACAGCAAAGCCAGAGTTCAGATTTCAGTGGTTTCCTCCAGGGCTCTCTCTTATGCACAGCTCCATGAGACAAGTGTCCTGGATGAACCTTCATGGGTCAGAAGCCAAAACAcgcccaggacagacagacaacctCTTTAGTGTGGAGAAGCAGCCCTACCCCTAGGAAACTGGGTTCCTGGGCCTGCTGATGGTGGAGAGTGAGCCAGGGAAGGCActtggagagcagggagggacttGTGGGCCAGGGAATCAGCATGAGGTCCAGAAGCTAGAAAGTCAAGCccaaaccaggctggcccagtGTCTGAGCTAGTGGGTGGCCTTCATAGAGGCTACACCCTAGAGGCTAGAGCGTCCTCAAGCTGTCTGGTATAGCAGGGCTTTCTGGGAAAGGCTGCATCCCCCACCCGACAAACAGGCATCTGGCCATAGAGCAGACCAAGCCAGAGGAGGAGAAGCCGGACTCTGGGAGGGCTGAATAGCAGGGTGGCTCACCTCAATCCTCAATCTTCAGATCTTCACCTCGATCTTCAGATCTTCACCTCTACTGAGGTGCCTGGGCCCACCAAGCGAAGCAAGGAAATGCGGGGGACCAGGGTAGGGTCTCTAGTCCGCTCAGCCCGGAGCCACGAACTCTCAGCTGCTAGGAGGTGCCAGGACACAAAAGTGAAACTGTGAAGCTGCAGCCCCGACGCAGCGCACGTCCAaggagccctccctccctcctccctcccggAACAGCTGAACAGCCGAATAGCTGCAGTCTGGCTGCCCcagccccctcctcttcctggaGCTCACCCGGACTGCGGGAATCGCCTCTGTTCTCAGTAACTGGGAGCTTTGGTTTCATCTGGTCCTGGTACCTAAAACTGCcagcactttttctttcttaaacatcTGGGCAGTAGGAAAGATCTAAATGGATTTGTGCAAATTGTCCAACAAGCACATTCATGagttatcaggaaaatgcaaatcaaaactagatTAGCATCAAGGCTGGCGTTCATCCTAAGTAACTAGTAGTAAGGATGTGGAGACACAAACCTGGGGTTGTTCTTGCAGGCAACGGTGGCGGAGCAGCTTTAGAATACATTGGCAGTTTTTCAAACAGGTTGTATGTTTAGTTACAGGCGACCTAGGGATTGGACTTTTAGGTGCATATCCAAAGCAAGAGGTTAgcgaggaaagaggaggaggaggaggaggaggaggaggaggaggagaagtagcTGCGGGTTTGTGCCTGTCAAAAGTGAAGCGTTTGCctaaaaagcaaacaagagtTCAAACAGATATGTATACACCAATGTCCATGGTAgcatttacattttctctttagatttttaaatttttattttatgtgtgtgttttgtctgcatgtatgcaccTGCACcatatgtaggtgctgggaactgagccccagtcctccagaagagcagcaagtgctcttaaccaccgaagcatctctccagtcccatggtAGCATTTTAAAGAGTCAAACAGATAACCTTTAAATAACCTGAATGTCCATCAATTCATACacagataaggaaaaaaaatagtaattctgTACAGTGTTTTGTTCGGTTTTGGACCCTGCATACACTCAGAAAGAAAGTGTTTTCTGACTAAGCTCCTCACCTACCCACAGTGGGGTGCCATGGCAACTGGAAAGAGAAACACACTTCTAGGATACACTTCGGGATGTCGATGAACTGAGAAAACACCGCCATAGGCAAATGaagccaaaccaaaaccaaaccaactaaccaaccaacaaacctCACTCATTACTGTGCAAGTTATTTTGTATGAAACTCCCAGAATAAGCAAATTCTGTTAGTGGTTGCAAGGTCTAAGGAGGGGACAGGGAGTAATTCTAATGGTTTTGGAGTATTTTtctgggggaggggtgaataATCATCACacacttttattctattttactttttgagacacggtctctttatgtagctctgcTGGCCGGGAACTCAGCTATATagacagactggctttgaactcacagagattcgcctgcctctcctcctgagtactgggattaaaggtgtgtgcaccgtGCCCACACACTTCTGAATATGGTAGACTCATGGAATCATGCACTTTTTAATAGCTGGAGTATAAGGTAGTATATGAATTGCTTCTCAATAACGGCATTTATTGTAAAAACTCTGGACcctggggggggtgtgtgtgtagagatgggttcagtggttaagagcatgtgtgctcttgcagaggacctgagtttggttcctagcactcacatggtggctcacaaccagagGATCCATAGAGTCTTCTGGCCCTTCACAGGCGCTGCACAGACAGGGTGCACAGACActcatgaaggcaaaacacccacacacataaaataaaattaaagacatatttttataAGTTGGAGTTTAGTAGAAGCACTCAGTCTAGCTACAGACTCCTTGAGGCCTAGTGTTCTGGTATCGCGTGCTTTGGAGCTGCTCTAGACACACGGTTCCTTACAACCAACCTCCTCAGGCCTCTCTGAGTTTGTGGGTTGGAACACTGTGGCTTGAGCCCAGGCTTAGTGTAGATAGCTCTTGAAAGTGTCCCCTCTCCAGGCCCGGCCACGGCAGGGACAGGCTACTGTCAGGTCCCTTCATGCCATCCCCAGCTCTTCAGGGGGTTTTATGGGCCAAGTGGTCCAATATTTCATTTCAAGACAGGTTTGTGGACAGAGATATTCTCTACCAGGACCCCAGAAATTAGGAAGCTCATCCATATTTCTGGGATTTGCAGGCCCTCTCTATTGGACTAGAGAGGCTCATACACATGGTATTAGTCTGGTGTGGTCTCTCCATGGTGAAGACTGGGCACCGCCTGGATGGGAGTGTGGCTGGTGCAATTCCTTGTACTATAAAAATAACCTGAAATAAAAAGTTCTGACTTGTTGGCTCCAGACTCTAGGTATTGTTAGCTCCCAACTCTACCTTGTCCCTTCCTGAGGGGGATCAACATCCTGCCTTGGGCAAGGGGGTATAAACCAACCTCTGTTCACTGCATGCAGGCCTTGCAACCTGACCTTGAATCTAACTAGAGGTACCCAGGGCTGAAATGTCATggcatggctttctctctctctctctctctctctctctctctctctctctctctctctctctctctctgtgtgtgtgtgtgtgtgtgtgtgtgtgtgtgtccatatgcacatgcaccacatgcatgcatccctgtgtctggcctgggacttgtcctgAAGTCTCTGCAATAAGTATGAATTAGCACCGGGACTAAGTGTTTTTCCTATAGCAGGTTCTAGGGATGAAAAAGAGGTCTCTGCCCCCCTGAAGGTGATTCCTGGTGTCCCTGAAATGTTGCACTGCACAAAACTAGAAGCTTAGATTCAGATAAAAGGGCAACGTTATCTTGTGTTGACAAAATCCCAGAACCAGTTCATCAGGTAGAGGGTGATAGGGCTTTGGGCACACTTTGAGCTCTGACTGAACTCCTTTGCTGATCATGAGTCCATGTCCTTGCTGGTATAGTGGAGGCTCCAAGGAGTGGAGAGCCAAGTATATATGTTGTGTCCTCGTTCACCTCAGCTGTCAGCCTGACACAACCTAGAGCCACCTGAGACAGGGGAACCTCAAATTGACTAGGTTAGATTGGTTGGGCTGTCTGTGGGGCCATTGCTTTGAacgatgattgatgtgggaaggcccagccctctgtgggcGTGTCATCCCTGGGCGTCCTTAGGTGTGCTTGGGCTGTGTCAGAAAGCTATGGGAGTACAGGCTAGGGAGTGAGCcagggaacaagccaggaagcagcctttCTCTATGGTGTCTGCTAAATCGTGCTTGATTCCTAtgctgacttccttcaaagaTGAACTGTAAAATATAAGTCAGACAACGCTTTCCTTCCTGttgtgaatattattttaaggtgtgttccttTTTTGTACAACATTTGTTtaaactctgtggagctgtgttcctgtgcctgtctaaatAACTGATTGGTCTAACCAAGAGCTGAAaggtcaatagtgaggcaggagaaaggataggtggggctgcaggcagagagaatctatagaaggagaaatccggAGGAAAAATGACGAAGGAACgagaggtgaaggaggaggacatcaggggcagccaccagctacacagccagcacGGAGTAAGTGTGAAATTAAgattacagaaggaagaaaaggaaaaagcccagaggtagaAGGTAGAAGGGGTAATGTAAAGTTAGAAAGCtgactagcaacaagccaagctcagggcaggcattcataattaaagaataagcctccacatgtgatttatttggtagctgggtggcagatccccaaaagagtaaaaaccaacaCCACACTCCCTTGGTCggatgtttttatcacagcaacaggaagcaaactcaTATTactatgtgtatgttgtatgtatatgtgtttttatcTGTGGGTATTATGTGGGTAAGTAtgtgtttcctttttcatgtGCTTGTACATGTAAATTCACGTGTTCATGTTTCTATATGagcatgtgcaaatgtgtgtatctgtaaGTACAGATATGTTCGTGTTTATGCGTACACATTTCCTCAGGGCATGTGTTTGGTGTAGTGGGACCTGTGCCAGGCCAGGGGCTGCCCACCGCAGGAAGCAACTCCATTGACATTGCCAGGTCTTCAATCCCCTCTGGTCCTCTTTCCAAGCACTACCAACCCTCATGAGCCCTGCCAGCTTGTTCCTTTTTTCTATCTCTCCAGCTGGGCCACCTCTAACCCAGGACAGTGGGAAgtagtctttgtttttgttctctgtgACAGGGCTCtttttatatagaccaggctgtcctcaaactagatcccctgcctctgctctccgagtgctgggattaaataagtgagccaccacaccctgctgaaGTGCCTTTTGAGGGCAGGCAGACTTTGTCTTGTGTGTTTTTCAACAGGATGTGATGAGCTTGCTTgacttttggtttatttttagtttttagaaatttgtattacatttgatgtatttggtgtgtgtgtgtgtgttcatttgttgtgcacatgcatgtgcatggacTGCAGGGGGTTTgttgaggttagaggacaacGTTCCAGAGCTGGtcatggggatcaaactcaggtcctcaggtttgggaATGGGCGTCTTTGTTCACTGAACATCTTGCTGGTCCCTGGTGTATGCTTTCAGAAGACAAGTGTATGAGGAGACAGGACTATCTGAGACATGAAGGCCAGGTAGGTGCCATCCACAGGGAGAGCAAAACAGGAGTGGCTCATTTGTCCTGCCATCTCCAGGCAGTGGTTTGGAGTAGCCACAGTCTGGATGCAGGCACTGTTGGTGTGTATTCTTATTCGCATTTtcagtttgtcttgttttgtttttttgagacaggatttctctgtgttgtcttggctgtcttggaactccctctgtagaccaggctggcctcaaactcacagaaagctgcctgcctctgccctccccgaGTGACTGGAGAATTAAAAGTTGTTCGGCACCACCAATTTAAAAcgtgttcaccaccaccacctgcctcacATGTTCAGTTCTTTAATAATAACCCCAAACCCAAAGTTCTGGCCTTGTTGGCCCCGACAGCTGGTCTGAGAGGGCAAGATGTGAATAAACTTCAAAGGAAGGCATTTGTGTATGCAGGGCGAGTCCCCACGCCCTCTCCAGCCCGCTTTCACCGGCTGAGGGCCCCTAGGTCCTCAGGAGGGCTAAGGAGTCTGGAACACATTGCAGCAACCCCCAGACACCCTGTGTGACAGGTTTCCTCCTTCTGACTTGGTTATGGGCTTTGAGAGGTGATGGGGTGCTACCTGGGCAAGATCTGGATAGGTCTTTTGAGTTCAGAGCCAGACAGGTCTTTGGGGTGGAACTGTGACCAGGGCCTAGAAGCCTTGGACCAGGAGGATTCTAGGGAGAGTGGGTCTCAGACGGGTCATCTGGGCGAGGTGAGCCCATATAGGGCTGCGTGAAGAAAAGGAAGCTTACCGCAACAGCTGCAGCCTGCCAGGATTGGCACGGGCCAATAACAGCAATGATCTCGGGACCAAGAAGCCTGGCCGCGGAGCAGGGACGGGTTGTGGAACACAGGAGGCCCAATGACAAGGGGACACAGGACTAGACTAGTGTTCAGCCtcggggaggtgggtggggagcaCCTTCAAGGTGCTGTGACCTGCAGACCTAGGAATGGGAGGTAGGGGTTTCTATTTTGTGCCCAGACTCTTGGTTTAGCTGCCTAGCTGACCCGGAGGGGGCAGCATCACCTTGGCCCCTCCTTCAGTCCCTCAGCAGCCTTTAGCCAGTCTTGGCTGAGGCTAAGCAATATCAGCAATATGATAGGTCCTTTGGGTCCAGAGGGACCGGGTGAGAGTGTCGCTTTTCAGAGTGGTCGGGAAAGGCTGCAGAAGGACCCAGGGTGTTGAGGAGTGCAGGGAAAGGGGCCAGTTGCTGCCCTCTGGAGACAGGCAGCTGGGGGGGAGCGTGAGGGAGTGGGGGGCGTGGGGGGTTGGTTGAAGGAGGTCCCTGTTCCCTCATGTAACCCGGGCCCATCTGTAGGTGCCCATTCCTGGCACATCCTTCCCGTCTTATTTCCTTTTTGCGAAGGTCAGGTTCCAGTACCAGCGGGATGGGTTGAAAGGACATCGTGCCCTGTGTCTGCCACTGGCACGCCCCACATTTCCCGTAGGTCTTTCTGCCACGCACTGCTTTGGAGTAGGCTTGTTTTTCAGGAACTGATAATCCATGAAGCCTGGGACTCAGCAGGTGGAGACTGGAAGGTGAGGCTGAGCAGAAAATTATGGGGACATGGGAAGGAAAGACCCCTTTCTCCTGGAGTCAGATTGAAACCTCTCATCAGTTGAGAAGCAAGATCAATTAACGTGTGCAGTAAAGGCTGCTGGCATAGAGGTAACATTCTCATATACAGATACTTTATGTCTGACTTTGGTTAGGACTCTCTCCTTTCAGTGTTAGCTGATGAGGGGATCCCTGTAGGTGCACACAGGGAAGCAGCGCTAGAAGAAATGAGAGTGAAAACCCCTTGcagattgactttgtcaacctggatcagacttcgGGGGAGTCTAATGCCAGGagttcattgtcagcatatttaaaacacaacagggggctggagggatggctcagaggttaagagcactggctgctctttcagaggacctgggttcaactcccagcaccacatggtggctcacaactatcagtaatgagatctggtgccctcttctggcctgcagcatatgtgcaggcagaacactatgtaCTTAATATACAAAGTGAAATAAATCTTCAAAGCACAGTTGGCAAAAAGGTTTTCAGGCAACAATCTGTTCAGTTCTAGATGCTCAACAAAGCTTAAGGGGTGACTACATAGAAactcctttacaaagtacatgtgaccatgagggtgggttctatagcaaaaaggcctagaatctagtgtggtATCTGATcaatagcatagaggtcagcagccACAAAGTACATGAGACATCTCCCTAAGGATGACCTAGGAGGGAAGAATCTGAGATGATCATTTGGAGaatttgggtgaggtctgcctctaTATCAAAAGGTGGGTGAAGTCTGACTCTTCAGAGagcaaaaaggtcaccaggtccTTTACAAattccactcccagccttctgggtgggaaaacaagtattttatcttctttattgaGAAGAGGCTCTCTGTATTTAACACTCCTGATTTTCCCAGTGATCTGTGGACATAAAGACTTTTGTGCCCCCAACAAGTCACCTCCTAAGAACCACCTGGTGGGCTTTATTTAGGTTTCttagcaacttttaaaaaaaaaattttaagacaggatttctctgtgtagccctgactgtcctgggactcaatctgtagaccaagctggcctcgaactcagagatccacctgcctctgcctcctgagtgctggcatcaaaggtaTGTGCCGTCACTGCCCTGTTCTTAGCAACTTTTTGAAGAAAATTTCAAACACCACCAAAACCCAATAAGATTATTGTAAAACAGCCAGTCCTGGCTACCCCTTGAGCAACCAGTGCCCTCACTGGAGTGACTTACTTTGAATGAATGTTCTTTGAGACCCCCACACCCATGCtttcctctgagcatctctctttctcttaattcTGGTGCTTAagcctatattaaaatatatttattatacctCAGTTCTGTTTCATATTGGCTATTCCTGAAATTCTTTAATGTGTCAACAACATAAATGGATCCATTTGGTCTCAGTTGAGGTCCCTGAAAGTCCAAGGGAACTCTTTAGGTAGCTGAGGGTGACACTGGGGAGctatacctcctgcctctgctctcacaAAATACTGACAAGTTTACACCATGCACATGTCCcaaagagtgtggtggtgtgttCCATTCTATGGCCAAGGATGCCCAATTCAACCTTAATCACACAAATTCTCCAAAGAGGAAAGTGGTTTGTTTGGcaagaagtttattttgttgttgttgttgtttctttactttttgttttttgagacagagtttctctgtgtagccttgacaatcctggaactcactctgtagaccaggctggccttgaactcagatccacctgcctctgcctccgaagtccTGGgataaaggcttgagccaccactgccccggtTGACAAGaagttttaaagagagaaaaggagaaatgtgtcTAGGTTGTACAGACCCAGGTTGACTGGTCTTGGAAACCAGGGTGTGACGTCACAGCTGCAGTTGATGGAGGTGTCTCTGCTGTACTACCCAAGTCATAGTGTCTGAATTGTTTCCATTACAAAAATCGACACGCAAAGCACAGGTACATGTAGAGCAAACCATCTCTATCAGGGCTCCTGAGAAAGTCATTGTCCCAGTCACATGGGGCTGAAGCCTTCTTATGTCTAGTTTTCCTGAGTCTGACAAGAGGGAACTcataccaaaataaacaaacttgtGGCCAGTAGTGGCTCTGTGGGTCTGAGAAGCTTTGCAGTAGGGGTTGGTGGGGTGCGGGGTACAggggcgctctctctctctctcttctctttcagtCACTTCCTCCTCTCTGCAGGAGATATATAGGCCAACCTGCCAAGGGCCTTTTCCACTACAGTGAGTCATGCTCCTCTGATGGCCCCTGCTTGCTGACACTTGTGGACCTCTGCTTGGCCAGGATGGAGAGCCAAGGAAGAGCCACACCCTGAGAGTGGAACTGAAAAAATCCCCAAACTGAGTGCAGGCTGAATCAGTGGACTAGAGAGCaaacactcccccaccccagtttttcaagacagtgtttcttctttctttctttctttctttctttctttctttctttctttctttctttcttttctttctttctttctttctttctttctttctttcttttctttctctttctttttttttttttttttttttttttttttttttttcgtttctctttactttgcctttctctctttgcctccttctctctctctctgctattaCTCCCCCccgcctcttctctctctctttgtattaagagattttctattcatttacatatcaaccacagattcccctgtcctccccactcccacctcccaacCTCCCCACCAACTCAccgcccattcccacctcctccatgatAAGGTCttccatagggagtcagcagagcctggtacattcagttgaggcaggtccaagcccctccccgctgcaccaaggctgcccaaagtgtctcaccataggcactaggctccaaaaagcctgctcatgcactaaggacaggtcccgatcccactgctgGGCCcacctaaacagttcaagctaaacaactgttgagacagtatttctctgtgtagccctggctgtcccggaccTTGCTCTGATGagcagctggcctcgaactcacatggatctgcctgcctctgcatcctgagtgctgagatcacatgtgtatgccaccactgcctga
This genomic interval carries:
- the LOC114684762 gene encoding LOW QUALITY PROTEIN: gasdermin-D-like (The sequence of the model RefSeq protein was modified relative to this genomic sequence to represent the inferred CDS: inserted 3 bases in 3 codons) encodes the protein MPSAFEEVVKSAIKELDCKGDLIPVDSLRNSTSFRPYSPLSRKLSSSWFWKSRYKCVNLSIKDILEPSAPEPEPECCGRFQISDAVDGNMQGRVALASIDQGKIAGAVALSGSRSASMNVCILRVAQNTWEVMHQERHLQQPEHKILQQLRSRGDDVFVVTEVLQTQEEVQVTRTHDXEGSGQFALPGVTCLQGESKGHLSRKKMVTIPAGSILAFRXAQLLIDPTWDILLIPDDKKRPLSAPYSGHEGEDGQKRHAFNLLTTLQSMCVPLKLSTDAIHEEQVITEDFQGLRAEVKAGSAELRHLETELREQLLRDIRRLLDNQPSMEALEASLEQGLCRGGQVEPLDGPAGSILECLVLPSGELVLELAAPIFYLLGALTALTETQQKLLAEALETTMLLKQLELVEHILEQSTPXQEPSSVSLPLSLLGNSWDEEAPTWVLLEECGLTLQVDTPQVHWEPKSQGPTCALYASLALLSSLSQKPS